A stretch of Colletotrichum lupini chromosome 2, complete sequence DNA encodes these proteins:
- a CDS encoding eukaryotic translation initiation factor 3 subunit A: MPPPPHQKPENVLKRAHELIGVNQVPAALTLLHEHITSKRSRNVPIASLEPVMLLLVELSVEQKKGKLAKDALYQYKNISQNTNIGTIELVLKKFIELAAEKVTVAQAKADEVQSSIEANTSTTNVDDLEASETPESILLATVSGEQSRDRTDRAIVTPWLKFLWEAYRTVLDILRNNARLEILYQSTAMQAFDFCLKYTRKTEFRRLCELLRNHVQTAAKYSAQMHAINLSDPDTLQRHLETRFQQLNVAVELELWQEAFRSVEDIHTLLNLSKRPPKNIMMANYYEKLTRIFLVGENYLFHAAAWSRYYTLLRQSAAVVASGQGKKADNPPATENDLQKAASFVLLSALAIPVISTTRSRGAMVDFDESRKNKNARLTHLLGMGQAPTRAGLFRDALAKQMLKRARPEIRDLYNILEVDFHPLSICQKISPILTKIGDDAEMEKYILPLQQVILTRLFQQLSQVYETVDLAFVEKLAQFPEPFQVTRGTIEKFIMNGNKKGDLAIRMDHATGVLSFDNDVFSSAKAAHAGSSAGSAEADGSSVQRLQSTPSEIVRSQLTRLVKSLHTTCFYIDPTYNQSLVAAREAALERARAGAEQEHHSILARKEVIHKRKEEASEAQARKERENARQKRLREQLLQEAEDKRLAAEQREREEKRMKAERDRVRKEELKKQIADLKIGNKTIDIDMDNLENLDSGAIHAIKLEQLKREKNDVSEKLRIVWKRIDHLERAFRKEEAKKLPEDYKKQTEQDRATYEAVKAQTLKEAEIKHKESVELKHRLTRLMPEYESFRANLHERRRDEFEKRRRDAERELEKQIAARKKEYRDRKLREKREREEQERVLREAEERAAKEKEEQERRAEAKRAEMQRLKEQREQERQEGLEKAALQARREEEALARRKAERESQRAAPPSRVPERGTDSVPEGRRPLNLPGAGKWREREAANKAASPANADAAPAARAPPSRGPERSERPERSDRYERPSERAERSERPERSEDRPSAGGPPRLALAGNKPSWREREAAKTASGGGASSDSAPPPPRASGDRGGAPLNRGGSGRDDRENGRPDRTASPATPAEPLKASGAPGKWVPRHLRDKA; the protein is encoded by the exons ATG CCTCCTCCACCTCACCAGAAGCCGGAGAACGTCCTCAAGCGTGCTCACGAGCTCATCGGCGTCAACCAAGTCCCGGCCGCCCTCACCCTCCTCCACGAGCACATCACCTCGAAGAGAAGCCGAAATGTTCCCATCGCGTCGCTGGAGCCGGTGATGCTCCTGTTGGTGGAGCTCTCCGTCGAACAGAAGAAGGGAAAGCTGGCCAAGGATGCCCTTTACCAGTACAAGAACATCAGCCAGAACACCAACATCGGCACCATCGAG CTGGTTCTCAAGAAGTTCATCGAGCTCGCCGCCGAGAAGGTCACCGTTGCCCAGGCCAAGGCCGATGAGGTCCAGTCCAGCATCGAGGCCAACACCTCCACCACCAACGTCGACGACTTGGAGGCTAGCGAAACACCCGAGTCCATCCTCCTTGCCACCGTCTCCGGCGAGCAGTCCCGCGACCGTACCGACCGCGCCATCGTCACCCCGTGGCTCAAGTTTCTCTGGGAGGCATACCGCACCGTTCTCGACATTCTCCGCAACAATGCCCGTCTCGAGATTCTCTACCAGAGCACTGCCATGCAGGCCTTCGACTTCTGCCTGAAGTACACTCGCAAGACCGAGTTCCGCAGACTTTGCGAGCTGCTCCGCAACCATGTTCAGACTGCTGCCAAGTACTCTGCGCAGATGCACGCCATCAACCTCAGTGACCCCGACACCCTGCAGCGTCACCTGGAGACCCGTTTCCAGCAGCTCAACGTTGCCGTCGAGCTAGAGCTCTGGCAGGAGGCCTTCCGCTCCGTTGAGGACATCCACACTCTCCTCAACCTCAGCAAGCGCCCTCCCAAGAACATCATGATGGCCAACTACTACGAGAAGCTCACTCGTATTTTCCTTGTCGGCGAGAACTACCTTTTCCACGCCGCCGCCTGGTCCAGATACTACACCCTTCTCCGCCAGTCCGCCGCTGTCGTTGCCAGCGGACAAGGCAAGAAGGCTGATAACCCTCCCGCTACCGAAAACGACCTTCAGAAGGCCGCCTCTTTCGTGCTGTTGTCTGCTCTCGCCATCCCTGTCATTAGCACCACCCGCTCCCGCGGTGCCATGGTCGACTTCGATGAGTCTCGCAAGAACAAGAACGCCCGTCTTACGCACCTGCTCGGCATGGGCCAGGCCCCTACCCGTGCTGGCCTTTTCCGCGATGCCCTCGCTAAGCAGATGCTGAAGCGCGCTCGCCCTGAGATCCGCGATCTGTACAACATCCTCGAGGTCGACTTCCACCCTCTCTCCATTTGCCAGAAGATCTCCCCTATTCTCACCAAGATCGGTGACGATGCTGAGATGGAGAAGTACATCCTGCCTCTGCAGCAGGTCATCCTCACCAGACTCTTCCAGCAGCTCTCCCAGGTGTACGAGACTGTTGACTTGGCCTTTGTTGAGAAGCTTGCTCAGTTCCCCGAGCCTTTCCAGGTTACTCGCGGCACCATTGAGAAGTTCATCATGAATGGTAACAAGAAGGGTGACTTGGCCATTCGCATGGACCACGCCACCGGTGTCCTCAGCTTCGACAATGATGTCTTCTCCTCCGCCAAGGCTGCCCACGCTGGATCTTCTGCTGGCTCAGCTGAGGCCGACGGCAGCTCTGTCCAGCGTCTCCAGAGCACCCCCTCTGAGATTGTCCGCTCTCAGCTTACCCGCCTCGTTAAGTCTCTTCACACTACCTGCTTCTACATCGACCCTACATACAACCAATCCCTTGTTGCCGCAAGGGAAGCCGCTCTGGAGCGTGCCCGTGCCGGTGCCGAGCAGGAGCACCACTCCATTCTTGCAAGAAAGGAGGTCATCCACAAGCGCAAGGAGGAGGCTTCTGAGGCTCAGGCTCGTAAGGAGAGAGAGAATGCCCGCCAGAAGCGTCTTCGTGAGCAGCTGCTCCAGGAGGCCGAGGACAAGCGCCTCGCCGCCGAGCAGAGGGAGCGCGAAGAGAAGCGCATGAAGGCCGAGCGTGATCGCGTCCGCAAGGAGGAGCTGAAGAAGCAGATTGCCGACCTCAAGATTGGCAACAAGACGATCGACATCGACATGGACAACTTGGAGAACCTCGATTCCGGTGCCATTCATGCCATCAAGCTAGAGCAGCTCAAGCGTGAGAAGAACGACGTTTCAGAGAAGCTCCGCATCGTCTGGAAGCGTATCGACCACTTGGAGCGTGCCTTCCGAAAGGAGGAGGCCAAGAAGCTGCCCGAGGACTACAAGAAGCAGACGGAGCAGGACCGGGCGACCTACGAGGCTGTCAAGGCCCAGACCCTGAAGGAGGCCGAGATCAAGCACAAGGAGAGCGTCGAGCTGAAGCACCGCCTCACCCGCCTGATGCCCGAGTACGAGTCCTTCCGCGCCAACCTCCACGAGCGTCGCCGCGACGAGTTCGAGAAGCGCCGCAGAGACGCAGAGAGGGAGCTGGAGAAGCAAATCGCCGCTCGCAAGAAGGAGTACCGCGACCGCAAGCTCCGCGAGAAGCGCGAGCGCGAGGAGCAAGAGAGAGTCCTCCGCGAGGCCGAGGAGCGTGCCGCCaaagagaaggaggagcaGGAGAGACGTGCCGAGGCCAAGAGAGCCGAGATGCAGCGCCTCAAGGAGCAGCGCGAGCAAGAGCGCCAGGAGGGTCTCGAGAAGGCTGCCCTCCAGGCGAGACGCGAGGAGGAGGCCCTGGCCCGTCGCAAGGCCGAGAGAGAGTCTCAGCGGGCCGCACCACCTTCCCGCGTTCCCGAGCGTGGCACCGATTCCGTTCCCGAGGGTCGTCGCCCGCTCAACCTGCCCGGTGCCGGAAAGTGGCGCGAGCGCGAGGCCGCCAACAAGGCCGCCTCCCCCGCCAACGCCGATGCCGCCCCTGCTGCTCGCGCTCCCCCATCCCGTGGCCCGGAGCGTTCCGAGCGCCCCGAGCGTTCTGACCGTTATGAGCGTCCTTCCGAGCGTGCTGAGCGCTCTGAGCGCCCTGAACGTTCAGAGGACCGCCCCAGTGCCGGAGGCCCGCCTCGTCTCGCCCTCGCCGGCAACAAGCCCAGCTGGCGTGAGCGTGAGGCCGCCAAGACCGCTTCTGGTGGTGGCGCGTCGTCCGACAGTGCGCCCCCGCCCCCTCGCGCCTCCGGCGACCGTGGTGGTGCCCCCCTTAACCGCGGAGGCTCCGGACGCGATGACCGTGAGAACGGCCGCCCCGACCGAACTGCCTCGCCTGCCACGCCGGCAGAGCCCCTCAAGGCTTCCGGCGCTCCCGGCAAGTGGGTTCCCCGTCACCTTCGCGACAAGGCCTAA
- a CDS encoding WSC domain-containing protein, with protein MAPIIRALAALAAATLFNQVTATTTELPPCLDEFQPFTYQGCFQEKGTKGENALDFRSSLNQQNMTIETCVDACKGNGYRYAGLTYYGVCYCSATINSPTLDESVCNYKCTGNSSETCGGPSAFSVWQDPTFPSGGATVDDYTSIGCYTDDTNHGRTIAERQDSVDSATMTPSTCLAACASEGYAFAGVEYGGECYCGVVMGNYTTATTMDKCNKPCNGDSTKNCGGSAVMEIYVASKLKSLEPCGYVPPVNSVSSSSTISISTSATIPSISIPPTTSTTSTTVSTQAPPSTTSTTSTTISTQAPPSTTTAPVTTSQPPVTTSKPPTTIATTTAPAVCTTTIVTPATCEYGCGSWCNKNLPDFDDNDSCTKAHNSCKLQVSACLKNAGWPGSASCMDFKAWCSDVSSYCSSSCKGKGSCSKKDCFAKKAPKGYKPGTTSVSTFPCPSKPTTTSTPVTVVPPPPTGVCKQPSSWWFGYGPGNPVGGIEIPIVTCNDIAVDFKAGNQFKLYLQADTKLCKSFGRGSVASVCQDACKEQYNACQNTYAQGCKTWNNRRGRRDDAAVYARAPDFAKRWFFSDNFSVAINKCTVQYTDCLSENRNSYAASKCGSFGTGY; from the exons ATGGCTCCCATCATCCGGGCCCTGGCTGCTCTCGCAGCTGCCACCCTCTTTAACCAGGTCACCGCGACCACCACCGAGCTGCCGCCTTGCCTCGACGAGTTCCAACCCTTCACCTACCAGGGATGTTTTCAGGAGAAGGGCACCAAGGGCGAGAATGCCCTCGATTTTCGCTCCAGCCTCAACCAGCAGAACATGACCATCGAGACATGTGTCGATGCCTGCAAAG GTAATGGATACCGCTACGCCGGTCTCACCTACTACGGCGTCTGCTACTGCAGCGCTACCATCAACAGCCCTACCCTCGACGAGTCTGTTTGCAACTACAAGTGCACTGGCAACAGCTCCGAGACCTGCGGTGGTCCCTCGGCTTTCTCTGTCTGGCAAGATCCCACGTTCCCCTCTGGCGGTGCCACCGTCGACGACTACACCTCCATTGGCTGCTACACCGACGACACCAACCATGGCCGCACCATTGCTGAGCGCCAGGACTCTGTTGACTCTGCCACCATGACTCCCTCCACCTGTCTCGCCGCTTGTGCCAGCGAGGGATACGCCTTTGCCGGTGTTGAGTACGGTGGTGAGTGCTACTGCGGTGTCGTGATGGGCAACTACACCACCGCCACTACCATGGACAAGTGCAACAAGCCTTGCAACGGCGACAGCACCAAGAACTGCGGTGGCTCTGCCGTCATGGAGATCTACGTCGCCAGCAAGCTCAAGTCTCTTGAGCCCTGCGGATACGTCCCTCCCGTCAACTCGGTCTCGTCTTCATCCACCATCTCCATCAGCACTTCGGCCACTATCCCATCCATCAGCATTCCTCCCACTACCTCCACCACCTCGACCACCGTCTCTACTCAGGCTCCTCCCTCCACTACCTCCACCACCTCGACCACCATCTCTACCCAGGCTCCTCCCTCCACCACCACTGCTCCTGTTACCACTTCTCAGCCTCCCGTCACCACGTCTAAGCCTCCCACTACCATTGCGACCACCACTGCTCCCGCTGTCTGCACTACCACCATTGTCACTCCCGCCACTTGCGAGTACGGCTGCGGTAGCTGGTGCAACAAGAACCTCCCCGACTTTGACGACAATGACAGCTGCACCAAGGCCCACAACAGCTGCAAGCTTCAGGTCAGTGCCTGCCTGAAGAACGCTGGATGGCCCGGCTCTGCCAGCTGCATGGACTTCAAGGCCTGGTGCAGCGATGTCAGCAGCTACTGCTCCAGCTCTTGCAAGGGCAAGGGATCCTGCTCCAAGAAGGACTGCTTCGCCAAGAAGGCTCCCAAGGGTTACAAGCCCGGTACCACTTCCGTGTCTACCTTCCCTTGCCCCTCCAAGCCCACCACGACCTCCACCCCGGTCACCGTcgtccctcctcctcctaccGGTGTCTGCAAGCAGCCTTCCAGCTGGTGGTTCGGATACGGCCCTGGCAACCCTGTCGGTGGCATCGAGATCCCCATCGTTACCTGCAATGACATTGCCGTCGACTTCAAGGCTGGTAACCAGTTCAAGCTCTACCTCCAGGCCGACACCAAGCTCTGCAAGTCCTTTGGCCGCGGAAGCGTCGCCAGCGTCTGCCAGGATGCCTGCAAGGAGCAGTACAACGCTTGCCAGAACACCTACGCCCAGGGCTGCAAGACCTGGAACAACCGCCGCGGCCGTCGCGACGATGCTGCCGTCTACGCTCGCGCTCCCGACTTCGCCAAGCGCTGGTTTTTCTCGGACAACTTCAGCGTCGCCATTAACAAGTGCACTGTCCAATACACCGACTGCCTTTCTGAGAACCGCAACTCCTATGCGGCCAGCAAGTGCGGTTCTTTCGGCACTGGCTACTAG
- a CDS encoding guanine nucleotide-binding protein subunit gamma: MLSHQERSSHNTTTTSPTTAESSAVATTATSPTSRQRQDQVQQPRSDDKQSRRQPAAAEPSVAAAVAASSSATPSSSKSPAPRSATAMPQYTSRDVGDPSQIKKNKQSMADLKLRRLTELNNRLREDLERERIPVSNASKSIIAYCNSTRDYMVPSVWGAVPRGEDPYAPQQSGGCCLVM, encoded by the exons ATGCTCTCTCATCAGGAACGCTCTTCTCataacaccaccaccacctctcCTACCACCGCCGAATCATCTGCTGTAGCCACCACAGCCACTTCTCCCACCTCTCGCCAGCGGCAGGATCAGGTCCAACAGCCTCGTTCCGACGACAAACAATCACGACGACAACCCGCCGCCGCTGAACCCTctgtcgccgccgccgtcgccgcctcATCCTCCGCGACACCTTCTTCATCAAAGTCTCCAGCCCCCCGATCCGCGACAGCAATGCCTCAATACACCTCCCGCGATGTCGGCGACCCGTCGCAGATCAAGAAGAACAAGCAGTCGATGGCCGACCTCAAGCTGAGACGATTGACGGAACTCAACAACCGCCTGCGCGAGGATCTCGAAAGGGAACGGATTCCGGTCAGCAATGCTTCTAAGAG CATCATTGCCTACTGCAACAGCACGAGGGACTACATGGTTCCATCGGTTTGGGGCGCTGTCCCCCGCGGCGAAGACCCCTACGCACCACAACAAAGCGGCGGATGCTGCTTGGTGATGTAA